The proteins below come from a single Eubacterium limosum genomic window:
- a CDS encoding FGGY-family carbohydrate kinase, with translation MGKYLLGLDNGGTMTKAALYDLNGKEIAVSSRKTEMYQPAPGFTERDCEEMWAANVGAIRAVLEQSGISGEEVLGVAATGHGNGMYLMGYDGRAPYNGMISTDSRGKQYAIDWMKDGTFEKILPKTMQSVWAGQPTTLLRWFMDNRPDVLENTQWIFMCKDYIRYKLTGEAYGEIADMSGSSLMNVRDVCYDKDLLADMGLESIYDKLPPLKYSGEICGYITEDVAGLTGLKAGTPVAGGCMDIHASAMAVGITDEEKMCVVAGTWSINEYISKKPVVDKDLFMTSIYTMPGYWMILEGSPTSASNLEWFLAEILKDVNLGDKDIYEYSNKCVDGIGDQDCGVVFLPFLFGSNVNINAKGAFIGLQSWHTRENLLRAVYEGIVFCHKYHIEKLLKFRDQPKMIRMAGGVAKSEIWVQMFADILQVPIEVARSQELGALGSAICAGIATGTFDSFQSASESMVDIMYTAEPNPEKFAEYDKKYARYKKVIEALDPIWDEY, from the coding sequence ATGGGAAAATATTTACTTGGTTTAGACAACGGGGGGACAATGACAAAGGCGGCGCTGTACGACCTGAACGGTAAGGAAATCGCGGTTTCCAGCCGGAAAACAGAAATGTACCAGCCAGCGCCTGGTTTTACCGAAAGAGATTGTGAAGAAATGTGGGCCGCCAATGTCGGCGCGATCCGCGCAGTGCTGGAACAGTCCGGCATCAGCGGTGAAGAAGTATTGGGCGTGGCCGCCACCGGCCACGGCAACGGCATGTACCTTATGGGGTATGACGGGAGAGCGCCCTACAACGGGATGATCTCAACCGACTCCAGAGGCAAGCAGTACGCCATTGACTGGATGAAGGACGGCACCTTTGAAAAAATCCTGCCAAAGACCATGCAGTCTGTATGGGCTGGCCAGCCGACCACACTGCTCCGCTGGTTCATGGATAACCGCCCGGACGTACTGGAAAATACCCAGTGGATTTTCATGTGCAAGGACTATATCCGCTATAAGCTGACAGGCGAAGCCTACGGTGAAATCGCCGATATGTCGGGCTCCAGCCTCATGAACGTCCGCGACGTCTGCTACGACAAGGACCTGCTGGCCGACATGGGCCTCGAAAGCATTTATGACAAGCTGCCGCCGCTCAAGTATTCCGGCGAAATCTGCGGCTACATCACCGAGGACGTGGCAGGGCTGACCGGCTTAAAGGCTGGAACACCAGTGGCCGGCGGCTGTATGGACATCCACGCCTCCGCCATGGCTGTGGGCATCACCGATGAAGAAAAAATGTGTGTGGTGGCAGGTACCTGGAGCATTAACGAGTACATCAGCAAAAAGCCAGTGGTGGATAAGGACCTGTTCATGACCTCGATCTACACCATGCCGGGCTACTGGATGATCCTGGAAGGCAGCCCGACCTCTGCCAGCAACCTCGAATGGTTCCTGGCAGAAATCCTGAAAGACGTGAACCTGGGCGACAAGGACATCTACGAATATTCCAACAAGTGTGTGGACGGCATCGGCGATCAGGACTGCGGCGTGGTATTCCTGCCCTTCCTGTTCGGCAGCAATGTTAACATCAACGCCAAGGGCGCCTTTATCGGGCTGCAATCCTGGCACACCCGCGAAAACCTGCTGCGCGCGGTCTACGAAGGCATTGTATTCTGCCACAAATACCACATCGAAAAGCTGCTCAAGTTCAGAGACCAGCCCAAGATGATCCGTATGGCCGGCGGCGTGGCCAAATCCGAAATCTGGGTTCAGATGTTTGCCGATATCCTTCAGGTGCCTATTGAAGTGGCCAGAAGCCAGGAGCTCGGCGCCTTAGGCTCAGCCATCTGCGCCGGTATCGCCACCGGAACCTTTGATTCCTTCCAGTCCGCGTCCGAGTCCATGGTCGACATTATGTACACCGCCGAACCAAACCCGGAAAAATTCGCCGAGTATGACAAAAAATACGCGCGGTACAAAAAAGTCATCGAAGCCCTTGACCCGATCTGGGACGAATATTGA